A section of the Hevea brasiliensis isolate MT/VB/25A 57/8 chromosome 17, ASM3005281v1, whole genome shotgun sequence genome encodes:
- the LOC110641167 gene encoding dof zinc finger protein DOF5.4 isoform X1 codes for MQDIHSVGGGGRLFSGGGGDRRLRPHHHQNQQALKCPRCDSLNTKFCYYNNYNLSQPRHFCKSCRRYWTKGGVLRNVPVGGGCRKTKRSKPKQATSTADPATTSTNTATTTIITTPAPPPQQQQQQQQQQRERRSSNSHSSSESSSLTATNTTTANNGLEAVSAHSSSSASNNVLNGIGESKLFSHSFEPGLLEQGADCGIFSEIGSFTSLITSTNEQLPIGFGNIMNFKCFEHVHQNQNQQWQQQQQKMVGISGEEMKMQEMAGVLIDQTVHVELSALPSSGSGTGGFGPLDWQGTGDQGLFDLPNAVDQTYWSQSQWTDQDPPSLYLPSLMNFL; via the exons ATGCAAGATATCCACTCAGTTGGTGGCGGAGGCCGGTTATTTAGCGGCGGAGGAGGTGACCGGAGGCTGAGGCCGCATCATCACCAGAACCAACAAGCATTAAAGTGCCCAAGGTGCGACTCACTCAACACCAAGTTCTGCTACTACAACAACTACAACCTTTCACAGCCACGCCACTTCTGCAAGAGCTGCCGTAGGTACTGGACTAAAGGCGGCGTCCTCCGCAACGTCCCCGTTGGCGGGGGCTGTCGCAAGACAAAGCGGTCTAAGCCCAAACAAGCCACCTCCACTGCAGACCCTGCCACCACCTCAACTAATACAGCAACTACAACTATCATTACGACGCCGGCACCACCACCACAGCAGCAGCAAcagcaacaacaacaacaacgagAGCGGAGATCATCAAATTCTCATTCTAGCAGCGAAAGCTCCAGTCTGACAGCCACAAATACGACAACGGCTAACAATGGTTTAGAAGCAGTTTCTGCGCATTCTTCGAGCTCTGCTTCTAATAATGTATTGAATGGTATTGGTGAATCTAAGCTATTTTCACATAGCTTTGAGCCTGGTTTGCTAGAGCAAGGAGCCGACTGCGGGATCTTCTCAGAGATTGGAAGCTTCACAAGCTTAATTACCTCTACGAACGAGCAGTTGCCAATTGGATTCGGTAACATAATGAATTTTAAGTGTTTTGAACATGTCCATCAGAATCAGAATCAGCAGTGGCAACAGCAGCAACAGAAGATGGTGGGTATTAGTGGGGAGGAGATGAAGATGCAGGAGATGGCAggagtattgattgatcagacgGTTCACGTTGAGTTATCAGCTTTGCCGAGTAGTGGATCAGGAACTGGGGGGTTTGGACCGTTGGATTGGCAGGGTACTGGAGATCAAGGTTTGTTTGATCTTCCCAACGCCGTTGATCAAACTTACTGGAGCCAGAGTCAGTGGACTGATCAGGATCCCCCGAGTCTCTATCTCCC GTCCTTGATGAACTTCCTGTAG
- the LOC110641167 gene encoding dof zinc finger protein DOF5.4 isoform X2 yields the protein MQDIHSVGGGGRLFSGGGGDRRLRPHHHQNQQALKCPRCDSLNTKFCYYNNYNLSQPRHFCKSCRRYWTKGGVLRNVPVGGGCRKTKRSKPKQATSTADPATTSTNTATTTIITTPAPPPQQQQQQQQQQRERRSSNSHSSSESSSLTATNTTTANNGLEAVSAHSSSSASNNVLNGIGESKLFSHSFEPGLLEQGADCGIFSEIGSFTSLITSTNEQLPIGFGNIMNFKCFEHVHQNQNQQWQQQQQKMVGISGEEMKMQEMAGVLIDQTVHVELSALPSSGSGTGGFGPLDWQGTGDQGLFDLPNAVDQTYWSQSQWTDQDPPSLYLP from the coding sequence ATGCAAGATATCCACTCAGTTGGTGGCGGAGGCCGGTTATTTAGCGGCGGAGGAGGTGACCGGAGGCTGAGGCCGCATCATCACCAGAACCAACAAGCATTAAAGTGCCCAAGGTGCGACTCACTCAACACCAAGTTCTGCTACTACAACAACTACAACCTTTCACAGCCACGCCACTTCTGCAAGAGCTGCCGTAGGTACTGGACTAAAGGCGGCGTCCTCCGCAACGTCCCCGTTGGCGGGGGCTGTCGCAAGACAAAGCGGTCTAAGCCCAAACAAGCCACCTCCACTGCAGACCCTGCCACCACCTCAACTAATACAGCAACTACAACTATCATTACGACGCCGGCACCACCACCACAGCAGCAGCAAcagcaacaacaacaacaacgagAGCGGAGATCATCAAATTCTCATTCTAGCAGCGAAAGCTCCAGTCTGACAGCCACAAATACGACAACGGCTAACAATGGTTTAGAAGCAGTTTCTGCGCATTCTTCGAGCTCTGCTTCTAATAATGTATTGAATGGTATTGGTGAATCTAAGCTATTTTCACATAGCTTTGAGCCTGGTTTGCTAGAGCAAGGAGCCGACTGCGGGATCTTCTCAGAGATTGGAAGCTTCACAAGCTTAATTACCTCTACGAACGAGCAGTTGCCAATTGGATTCGGTAACATAATGAATTTTAAGTGTTTTGAACATGTCCATCAGAATCAGAATCAGCAGTGGCAACAGCAGCAACAGAAGATGGTGGGTATTAGTGGGGAGGAGATGAAGATGCAGGAGATGGCAggagtattgattgatcagacgGTTCACGTTGAGTTATCAGCTTTGCCGAGTAGTGGATCAGGAACTGGGGGGTTTGGACCGTTGGATTGGCAGGGTACTGGAGATCAAGGTTTGTTTGATCTTCCCAACGCCGTTGATCAAACTTACTGGAGCCAGAGTCAGTGGACTGATCAGGATCCCCCGAGTCTCTATCTCCCGTAA